The following DNA comes from Solea solea chromosome 6, fSolSol10.1, whole genome shotgun sequence.
ctatctctgcagccaaacaatctttctatcagactaaaattcaatcctctttctctaaccccaaaaaacttttctcgatcttctctaacctccttgatccccccaccccccctcctccctcctcccttctaccaattcactttgtcaactacttcacaaagaaagtagatgacattcgctcttctttctcaaccccacctcctgatctcacctctctaccaaccacaaattcagctccttctctatcctctttcacccctctatctcaggatcaagttctttccctaataacctctgcccgccccacctcctgcccccttgaccctatcccctctcaccttcttcagtcaattgcttctgatcttctgcctttcctcacccacctcattaacacatctctatcatctggttgctttccggactctcttaaagaggccagagtgacccccctccttaaaaaacccacccctgacccgtctgaagtaaataactacagacctgtctctcttcttccttttctctccaaaactctggagcgtgctatctttaatcaactctcctcctaccttcaccggaacaaccttcttgatcctcttcagtctggttttaaagcaggtcactcgaccgaaactgcactccttgctgtcactgagcaactccacactgccagggctgcctctctctcctctgtgctcatcctcttggacctttctgcagcgtttgacacagttaaccaccagatccttatttcctcccttcaagaactaggtgtctcaggatctgcacttaccctactctcctcctatcttcaaaaccgaacatacagagtaacctggtgaggatctgtgtcggaaccctgtcctctagctactggggtccctcagggttctgtcttgggccctctcctcttctctctatataccaactctcttggttctgttattctctctcatggtttttcctatcacagctacgccgacgacacccaactcatcctctcttttcccagctccgacacaaatgtagcagaacggatctccgcttgtctgaccgacatctctcagtggatgtctgatcatcacctgaaactcaatctcaacaagactgagtttctttttctcccaggaaagggctctcccaccacagacctaaccatcaccctcgacaactctgtggtaactccgtctcataccgcaaggaacctgggtgtgacacttgatgaccatctctccctcactgccaacattgctgcaacagctcgatcttgcagatacatgttgtacaacatcagaaggatacggcctcttctaacccagaaggcggcacaggttctggtccaggctcttgtcatctcacgcttggattactgcaacttcctcctggctggtctccctgcgtgtgccatacgacccctgcaactcatccagaatgcagcagctcgactggtcttcaacttaccaaaattctcccacactacacctctcctccactcccttcactggcttcctgtagctgctcgcatccgcttcaagactgtagtgcttgcgttccatgctacaaacggatccggtccagcctacatccaggacatgatcaaaacctacaccccagcccgcccacttcgctctgcatcggcaaaccggctcgctgccccctcactgagaggatcgcagaggcatttacagaactcgagactgttcactgtcctcgctcccaaatggtggaacgagctccccatcgacatccggacagcggaaagcctccacatcttccgccgccgactaaaaacacatttcttccgactctacctcgactaagacgataacgacgacgacaaaaaaaaataataataataataaaaaaaatatatatatatatcgcacttatgactagcacttcatagtttgatttacttgaagctcttacttacttctagctcttatttgtacccaaatgtttaaatgcacttattgtaagtcgctttggataaaagcgtctgctaaatgacatgtaatgtaatgtaatgtaatactcaaaatattaaaataggTCATACTCCTACATACTGtcacaagtcacacacacacacacacacacgtcatacACACCAGGCTTAGCCTGTAACAACATCTTAAACACCACAGTGGACATATGTGCCTTTAAATCTCTGCAGTGTAACCCGctttactgtaaaaaataaatgacttaacTTCTCACACGCTGTTTCCTTACCTTTAGTCTCGTCCTGTTGTGTTGCTCCAAAATAAGCCAGAGAACAGAAGACAAACACGAGCGTTCTCATCGTTCCGTGCAATGCTAACAGTTCGCGCAAGTTAGCTCAAACCAAACCCGACTTCCGACAAAGTGTTAGTCCAGAGTAAGAATGTGCATCTACTCGTCTAACACCCAGCGTGTGAACGCGAGTGAGGGTGCGTGCCGGTGAATGAATGGTGGAGACGGCGACCGGAGCACATAGAGAGAGCTTTGGATGTTACTGTGCAACGATGTCGGCTCTACGCAGGGGCTTAAATACATGTCTTACCCCTTAAATCGAAAGTTTGAAATTCCGCAGCACAGTCTGTGTTGCCAGATCAGATTGACAGTTTCCAGCCCAATCACATCGTAGAACCCGCCCAATCCAATAAAAACCAGCCCAAACCACGAAGTTGCCAGACACTCGTGTAAATCCGTAAAATCATAACACATAGACATCCAGAGCTTCATATAGCATCAAATAGCCACACATAAATGATAGATTTACAGGTTTAATGCAACCAACAAGAGCGCAGTAAATCAACCATTGGCTACACAAATTGCAAGATGAACCTCTGGCATCCTAGCGCCAGGCCCagattagtaataataacagttGCACGTAAAAAGGTGCACTTTTAACCGTGTAGGcctaatatatttaattatttacatcacAAATGACCCGTATGAGGACTACTTgcaaaaccaacaaacaaaaatgcacagAGCGCATCTCCCAGCctctctttttcccctctctccctccctccctccccctcttttCCTCCTCGCTGCTTTCCACAACTGTGGTGCTGAACGACCTGGCCGTACAGCAGCTGATTGAGATTCCAAACACACAACCACGAAAAACGAGTTTTAAAATAAACGAGCAAATGCCATAAGTGGGCTACAGATCAGTCACAGTGCAAATAACATAaggtgacataaaaaaaaatcatctcacCTTTTACGCAGAATCGGCGTCTTAATTTCCATTAACTTGAACCtgtttttacctgtttttaccctgtttttacaatattaaaaaacccgccaaatgtggacaaaagcagCCCAAATTTTATTCACCCGCCCAATGTATTTTTTCCCCGCCTGACGTAAACAAAAGAAGCCCAATTGGGCGGAAAACCGCCCAATCTGgcaacactgaacacacacacccctcaaACATCCAATCACTGTTGCAGTATGCAAATGAGCCAAGACGTAGCCTGACAGTTTGTGCCATGCGCAGTGGGTTAGACTTTGAAGGAGCAGCACAATCACTGAGATGTGCTTGTATGTGACAAACTGAAGACAAGTTACCTGTGTCTGACGGACCCCTACGGAAAGCCCCGTCCCAGGCTGTAGTTCTGTACGGGTTTTTTTGTATAATCACAGCGGAGAGAAATTCGTTTTTTGAGCTGTTaagttgccaaaaaaaaaattgttctgctgtatatctgttttgttttataaattagTTTGAGaagatgttttattattattcataagactacctttcagttttgtaaatattgACTATAGTGTGTGAAGTCCTATTTTAGGTTAAAATTTGAGAATTAGGCCATCCAGTTAagataaatgttatgttgttggttgataaaatctggatgaaggatgttttattttattttattttattcatttattttattataatttttcaGTTTTCCCCGCAGAGGGATTGCCACCTTATTGTGGTCAGGGGGTTTGCATGCCTCAGTgaccttaaaggcgacatagaatgcttgtatcacacatatatgttagttatggaggtctacttacatatattaacttgttttcacggtcacatatatgttagttatggaggtctacttacatatattaacttgttttcatggttaaaaacctcttaattgctgcaaacaagccgatcaaaatatctcctcactgacgctctcgtcagctgcgctgtttcagaccaaaaccacacccccagaacgtggactgtgttgtgttgccagccaacgagagctttcccactgtcctgtgattggccaggtacctggaagtgacgtaatagataggccagctctcagatacacagctccccctctggcacggtggatgctctgcatctcagcagctacaacgagagtagttcttcttcttctgcggttgaatgtacgcaaccgaatgtgcccggactagtgcccgcaccgggaggcgctacggtggtgagaggagtggtgaggatttctgatgacgacatcagaTTAAGGAAGTGctgatccgcttcgcagagcccaggaaaacaataaaaccctattttctcagcagtggctgaactgtttgttctgaaactttagggtttcataaacgaggtaatgacgcagatacacacacacaaacgcagcgttaattggagcttccggtctatgtcgcctttaagagcTATACCAGCAGGAGCTTAGTCTTCAGGTGGGACACCCAAGTTGGACAGGTCTGAAGGTAGAGGCCTGACAAAGTGCAATCCACTTCTCCAGGTTGGGGTTGGACACATAGACCCCTTTCAATGAAGAAAGCATCGTTACTataagcacagaaaaaaaagtgctggagcatgatgtgtacacatgatgcccccttcacatttctgactgcCCCCTCATATATGCTTGCCTAGAACCGGCCCTGCTGTGCAATCAGCTAATAAAGTCGGATTCTCTTCAGCAAAAACCGCCTGTCATTTGTGCACCACCACATAACaactgtggagtaaaagtagtgatgtgacgttccgtatcgaggcttcgaagcgtgggccgagtaggggagggggcgtttccgcgatgcacgtatcgaggcttgcttcattaaggggaggagccaaaaatgatgacgtccgaagcctcgctgcccggctgtaccacgtgattgcttcgtgaagtggacccctcaggctccattcaaaatgtggttttttgaaggagagttgcggtcagttgagagtttggatagagtttggagagtttggatactagagtttggatagcgtttatatagtttggatagcgtttatatagtttggatagcgtttatatagtttggagatagtttggagagtttggggggagagagagatttaggagagtaggataggagGATGGAggcagcgaggctcatcattgtccaagttacacaagcataatctgagcactttcactgtcctctgcctgattacgcccatgccattttcagaaaaacattgcacaacctgccatattatgatattaccatttagggaagatttacacacacagaaaacatacaaaaatgtattaaacacatatgtacagaaattatttggtcataaattttttgtaattcatagtaaTTTCTAACAgacataacagacacaaaaattcaatgcatcacacattatgtggatcagatacagctgcctgtgattatacacttggccagtaggtggtttcgtatggagcccctaaagggacatcaaaaaaaaagatactttctcgtgagcacatactttctcgtgagcacgagaaagtatcttgtgcacACCAGAATtcagttttttggtttttttcgatgtccctttaggggctccgtagtttcgtgtgcacatgaagcttcgagaaatgaaccctttctcgaaccaattggctcaagtggttcaatgcctcatgaggcttcatctcaccatcactaagTAAAAGTCTCGGGAGTTAACCCCGGAAAAGAACGCTACCTCCGACCCTGGAGAAGATAGATCCCCCCTGCGTTCCCCGACCACGGTCAGGAGACAAAGCAGTGGCGGCTGTCTTGCCACAGTCAGCCTGCTCAaacataacatgtgttgtagtggtacatggactttttaaataaccataacttgCTCCATTTTCTACCGATTTCAAACGGTTTGGTTTGTTATAGGCGTCAGAGATGTAGTTATTATGACACtgcatatttatgaataattataaccatgggttttaaataacactaaacagaacagaaaggtgcaatgaatacaaacacacacacacacaaggtattCAGGTTAAATCAATATATTGACTACTAAAACTCAGGATACAGAATGGCATGAGATATACGTATACTTTTATAATATGAATATTACTAATATTATCCAATAATTTGAATTATTACTTGTTTAAACTAAACatgtaataattcaaatgattttAATAGGAATATTCCTAATATGATCCAATAATTTGAATTATTACATGTGTAGTTTAAACaagtaataattattaaataaataattggaTTATATTAGTAAAAATCCTATTataaaattatacatatatcTCATGCCATTTGCacctttctgttctgtttaatgttatttaaagcccatggttataattattcataaatatgcaGTGTCATAATAACTACATCTCGTTTATAACAACAAACCGTTTGAAAATCGGTTTATAAAAATTAAGCAAGTTATGGTTACGACCTCTCCTGGACTGTCAACACCACGGCGGTGGTAAAGAAGGCCCAGCAGCGTCTCCACTTCCTGAGAGTGCTCAGGAGAAACAACCTGGAGGAGAGGCTGCTTGTAACCTTCTACAACGCCACCATTGAGAGCATCCTGACGTACTGCATTACAGCGTGGTTCGCAgggtgctctgcagcagacaggagagcGCTACAGAGGATCATAAACACAGCCCAGAGGATCACGGGGTGCTCTCTGCCTAACCTGGAGACTATTGCCAGCTCTCGCTACCGAAGCAGAGCTGGAAATATCATCAAGGACTCCTTCCACCCAGCTAACCAGCTGTTCCACCTGTTACCCTCGGGCAGGCGGTACAGATCCCACAGAACCAGGACTAACAGGCTCAGGGATAGCTTCTTTCCCAGAGCCATCagagaactaaataaataaacgaaagCAAAAACATTCATAGGGAAACACCACTGGAAAGTGCAATAGTCTGATGCTTCAGTCACTTTGtccttgctgctatattttgtcatcttgctgctatattttgtcatctttgtaaatgtcatagtcatagtttctggaaaaatgtaaacaacattttcatattcttattttattgttaatatttttattttctcttttaaatttgttatttatatattgtattttgcaccaagggagtggcacccaaatttcgttgtccacaaaataacgacaataaaggctattctattctattctataaaccacatgtttaaattctaaatgactcatttctcgtctcaaatgatgttaaaactctGTTCgtggacacaaaaaaatatttatttcagatttatatttctattatctgctgctatgctccgccgaaatgtattctgggatacatggccatcccaagtacgcttaagtcacctccaatgcatacttggtaaaaatgggcggagcgagaacacttccgggttggAGAACCGTCCTCGGTGTTcacttacttgagaattggaacagcacttggactgaggctgatgacgttttcacaagtacgggagtacgcaagtacgcacaagtacgcacaagtatggatattgcgAAACGGCCttgattcttattttattatacGTGATACAGGTAACATTTGTTTCCCCCGTTTCCCGTGATTGGATTTCCCGGTACACGGGGGAGTGGTTCTGATTGGATTTCCTGAAAATATCCGTTTCCCAATAAACACTTGTCCACACCACTTTTCAGTGAAACcggaaacatttttttgttgactGTTACACGTAAATTGACATTGTTCATGTACTCAAATAcgatttaaaatattattttttaaagattttactACTTTTCTCCCACATTTTGTCTTCGGCCATGAACGCAACTGTGACCCGGAAGTTGACGACATCGCTTGTCGTCTTCTCgcagcaacacaaacagtgcACCGTTAGCCGTGATTTATTCGGCCCTTTGGAACAGACACACTTAAAATATGGTGAGAGGAAACGACTCAGTCACGACCCTATTTAATTAAACGTGTTCCCGCTGTGAACTCGCAGTTTTAAACGAGGGATCGTAAAGAAGATGCTAACGGAGTTAGCTCGATCGTGTTAGCCGGGCGTTGTCATGGTTCTCtcactgtgcttgtgtgtgtgtgatacgaCTCGTCTCGTCTTTTTTCTGATTAAAggttgattttgtgttttgagaCTCGGCCGATGTTAACGCTAATGCTAACTGTGTTTTCAGGCAGAAGTCGAGGACACCCTGAAGCGGATCCAGAGTCAGAAAGGAGTTCAGGGGATCATCGTCGTCAACTCCGAGGGCAAGTGTGCTTCACACGTATTGATTATCTTCTGGATGTTAATGACTAAAGCGTCAGTTTCTCCTGCGGTTCTGTTCACatgtggcgcttttccattatacagttctagcactactcgtcGTCTCGActccttttttccttcttctccatcagttaTCGTACCTGATGGGTTTGTTTTAactacctgctctgacgaggttccaagcgagctgagctaaaatgtgatgtcaacagactgccggccactgattggtcacgAGTGcaacatccgacacaagaatcagaATTAgggttgtgtgtttatatcatCTACGATAGTATCTTAATTGTTGCACGCCTTTTTGAGAGGCCACACATTGACTGCATGATCAAACCTCGTAGGACAGCCTGCAGCGCATTGAGAACACATGTCGTGCCCACGcttcacaacaacaaaccaaGCTAACGTAGCTGCATGTATGGTTGAAGTTAAACATGAGTGAACAAACAGCGCcaggagacaaaacacaaactctccCAGCCTCGGAATCGACATTGTTAGATTTAATAGCTAAACGTGGATCATTCTCACTCGCATGGAGGTTTGGCTTCAAAAACACTGATCTCGCTCAAAAGACGCCAATCTGCAAACTATGTCGGAATGTGGTTGCCGTCAAAGACAGCAAAGACGTGTATCCTGTCCCTATTGGGATGAGTATCTGAATTAATTGAGATGTTAATCATCTCATGCATTAAAGaaggaaatgtttattttcaagaTCAGATTTTTGTCCCCAGTGTTTTACAAACCAGCACCTGAAATGTTTAGATGTTAGATCCGTACAGATGAACTTGACCTGCGTATAGCTACTACCgtcttacataaacatgacaaaatgcatcctgatctgttaagatgCCGCTGAGATAAACACATCtgaaccatgttacatttaaattgcgGTAGAAATCTGTAACAGGATTCATTTGACATGGAAATGAACCTGCTCCTCCTCCGTCTCACCTCAGGAATCCCCATCAAGTCGACTCTGGACAACTCCACCACGGTGCAGTACTCTGGACTCATCCACCAGCTGGTGACGAAGGCCAGGAGCACTGTACGGGACCTCGACCCCCAGAACGACCTCACCTTCCTGCGGATCCGCTCCAAGAAGAACGAGATCATGATCGCTCCAGGTGAGAAACtggacagagaaaaagaaaaagactcacATCTTCAGATTAGGAACAGTTTAAAAGGATCATTCTGTTTTagtaaggattttttttaagtatttggtgttttaaagtgtggttttaTGTGGTACTGACTAAGGCTGCCATGATTAGTCGACTAGTCACGATTATTACTATTAAAATCGTTGACAACTAATTTAATAGTCGacgtgtctgttttttttttttaaactttgttttctctctcaaaaCTGCTGTGGCACCTTCCACTGCCGCATCTGCCTTTCTGTCCTTGACACACATGCGCAGTAGTGGTAATCTAGGTCAGCCGTGATGTCACCGGAAGTCAGAAGAAGACGGGCTCTCTGGTATCATGGCTACCTGGCGGCAAAGGAGCTCAATAGTGTGGGAgccactagtcactcgtgtgtgtgtgtgtgtgtcgcgtataaaactaagtcaccgcagtttcactcagctgtgcagtgatgattccgcccacgttaagtaggtacttttttgtagtggagatgcaacctaatcgtgccgtgtcgaGGCGAgacgagtagagccggtggaaatgcaaTTATGCATATGAACTtagtaatggaggcagcagtggatcaataatccctgtggtgtaaaatcactgattttctccatggacttttgTTTGTCACATGACCTGCTTATTTTAACGAGTGTTAAATTGTTTTCACAGATAAGGACTATTTCTTGATCGTCATCCAGAATCCGTCAGACTGAagcagaggagctgctgcctttctttctgtctgtctgtctctttcatTTCTGAACAGctacactttttcttttttgtcttggatgaaaacaaacatcccGTTGACCCGACACTTTGATGAACTCGCTGTAAAAGAAGTCAGGAGTTGAAGGTGGATTTTAAAAGTGTCTGCGCCTGACAACGAGCTGACGTCTTTCCCCGTGATTTAGCATTCCTGACGCAGAGTCAATCTCACATGTATTCAGAAACGCATATGTATGgcaaaggctttttttttttgtccatcttAATGACAAATGATGgattatttattgtcattattgttttgttggCAGGAGTATTTCAGTGGCGAGCAATGCGACAAAcattgacttcctgttgggtatTTGGAACAAatgatattaaaacaaaaacgtgGAAATGATCTGGTGTCCCTTCTGTCATATATTTGTGCCACTTTTAAAGGTCGGTCCAGGATTTATTGTCAGTAATTTAAAGTATGTGCAGACACATCCTaaaatgatgtaaacacagattATTACGCTGCTGTCCATTTACATCGCAAGTCTAAACTCAGAGTGACGTCAACGCCACGTACGACTGAAACAAATACGACACAAGTGCTATTAAACCGC
Coding sequences within:
- the dynlrb1 gene encoding dynein light chain roadblock-type 1, which produces MAEVEDTLKRIQSQKGVQGIIVVNSEGIPIKSTLDNSTTVQYSGLIHQLVTKARSTVRDLDPQNDLTFLRIRSKKNEIMIAPDKDYFLIVIQNPSD